In the genome of Chroococcidiopsis sp. TS-821, the window GAATCAGACAGTGAAGCGATCGCACTCAGCTTCGGAAATCAAAAATTGATAACTCCTAAGTGAGAGGGCTATTTTTTAGCCAAAATGTTATTTAATAAAAAGTAGAGATTAACAAATTTTAATAAAGACCTGTGACTACTCAACAAATACCGTATACTAGCAGCTTGGAAAAGCAAGTCTGGAACTGGCAAGGATACGACATTCAGTACACCGTTAAAGGTGAAGGACGTCCTTTAGTTTTAGTTCATGGATTTGGTGCTTGTATCGGACACTGGCGGAAAAATATTCCTGTTTTAGCCGATGCGGGCTATCGCGTGTTTGCTTTGGACTTACTAGGGTTTGGTGGATCGAGTAAACCGCCGCTGAATTACACTTTGGATGTGTGGGAACTGTTGCTTAAAGATTTTTGGGAAGCACGCATTCAAGAACCGGCAATATTTATTGGTAACTCGATCGGCGCGTTACTCAGTTTAATGGTAGTCGCAAATCATCCGGAAATTGCCGCTGGTGCAGTTTTGATTAACAGCGCGGGGGGTTTAAGCCATCGTCCGCACGAACTGAATCCGCCGTTACGCATTTTCATGGCGGGGTTCAATCGACTGGTGCGATCGCGCATTACAGGAAGAACAATCTTTAACCGCATTCGCCAAAAATCGCAGATTCGCCGCACGTTGCTGCAAGTTTACCGCAATTCTGATGCTGTTACCGATGAACTTGTAGATATGCTGTACGAACCAGCGTGCGATCCTGGCGCGCAACAAGTGTTTGCTTCAATTATTACCGCGCCTCCAGGTCCTAGTCCAGCTGAATTATTACCAAAGGTGAAGCGTCCTTTACTCGTAGTATGGGGTGCGGACGATCCTTGGACACCGATAAGTGGTGCAAAAATTTATGAAACGATGCGCGATCGCGGCGAACCTGTTGAAGTTGTCCCTATTCCAAACGCCGGACATTGTCCGCACGATGAAGTTCCTGACAAAGTCAATCCTGTGATTGTCGAATGGTTAAATAAATTGTGTCAACTTTGAGGATAACTAGTAAGTAGTCGCTAACTATTCATAGCTGCGTAACGATTCGGCTAGAGATGATATTAAACAAAGTTGCTAGCTTATAAGTAGCTGGACTTCTGGAATCGGTAGCTTTGCTTTCTAAACCTCACAGACGAAATTCCTATGCGTACAAGCGCTTGTTGTGGCAAATTGGGATGGTTGCATCTTCCTTAGGGCTTTGTTTCCTTCCTACCCTGGGAATTGTGCGCCCCTCCTTGACAGCAGAGCGGATTTATGCATCTTATTCAGTTGTCGAACGGTCAATTTCGGTAGCAGCGCTAGAAAAGTATGCACGTGAAGGTATTTTAGATGACGAACTTGCGGTTTATGCGCAATACATTAGTCCACAACAGCTAGAACAATTACGACGAGTACTGCTGACGCGAATTGAGTTAACTCCGGTAGCCGTTGCGCAGTTTCTTTATACACCGCAAGGAATCATTTTATTGCAGCGATTGGGGCAAATTATTCAAACCGAAGCGCGTCAACCAGGTTTTTATGCAATCCGCTCTGCGTTGATTTTAGCCGCTGCGACGCCGGATGGTTTAACGCTACTCAATGTATTGCGTCAGTTTCCCACACGTAGTATTCGCATTGATTTAACCCGCAGTTTACAAATTGCGGAACAACTCAACAGATTAGTCAACCAAACCGCGCAAGCGATCGCACTTGTTCAACAAGATGCGGTGAATGCTGCGATAGCGGAACCACTCGATTGGCAAATCCCTGACTTGCGCGAAAGAGGTCCTTGGAATTGGGAGCAACAAACACTTACGTTATTCGATCCGCGACGCGATCGCCGATTTCTAGTCGATTTGTATCTCCCGCTGATGCAAAAACCAGCACCAGTAATTGTGATTTCGCACGGTTTAGGATCGGATCGAACAAGTTTTATTTACTTAGCAACGCAACTCGCTTCTTACGGCTTTGCGGTGGCGGTTCCGGAACATCCTGGAAGTAATGCAGAACAATTGCGATCGCTTTTATCGGGAGTCGCTGCGGAAGTCGCCGAACCAAACGAATTTATCAACCGCCCGTTGGATGTCAGGTATTTACTCAATGAGTTGGAACGTTTGCGCATCGCTGACGCCCGTTTTAGAAATATCAATGTTCAGCAAGTGGGAGTGATTGGGCAATCGTTTGGCGGTTATACTGCGTTAGCACTTGCAGGTGCAGAATTAAACTTTGAACAATTGCAACAAGATTGTAATAGATTGCAAGATTCGCCTTTGTGGAATGTTTCGTTATTACTGCAATGTCGCGCCCTAGAGTTACCCAGAACAGGCTATGTTTTACGCGATCCGCGTGTCAAAGCTGCGATCGCCATTAACCCGATTACAAGTAGTGTTTTCGGTGAAGCCAGTATTCGTCAAATTGCTATTCCTGTGATGATTGTTAGCGGTAGTGCAGATACAATTGCGCCTACATTAGCTGAACAAATTCGTCCTTTTAGTTGGTTGACGACTCCTGATAAATATTTGGCGGTGATTGCAGGCGCTACGCACTTTTCCACAATTGGCGAAGCTGCGCCTGGTTCTGAACCCATCGCCGTACCACCACAAGTTATCGGTCCTACCCCAGAAGTTGCACGGTCGTATATGAGTGCGTTGAGCGTAGCATTTTTTCAAACCTATATCAATAACTTGCAGCAATATCGTCCGTATCTCAGTTCAGCGTATGCGCAAGCGATTAGTGAGAATTTATTACCACTAAGTTTAGTGCGATCGCTTTCCAATAGTCAGCTAGAACAATTTCTCCGCTAATGATGCTGCGGTTAGATGTCAAGAAATCCGAACAGCTATTAACCTTGTCTTTAGCTGTTATAGGAATTAGGGATAATATCGTTTTGCTTTAAAGTTTCTACAAATAGACCGCAGAGGAAGCAGAGGAAGCAGAGGAAGCAGAGGAAGCAGAGGAAGCAGAGGAAGCAGAGGAAGCAGAGGAAGCAGAGGAGAAATTAATTGTAGTTCTGATTCCAAGAGATGGGATAAAAGCTATCTATAGTGATAGTTCTCGACTTCTATAAATATTGTCATCGATTGAGTGTTACGTATCATTATATGAGACTAGAGAAATGAATAATATATTAATTGCAATTCTTGTCTTAGCTTTACTACTTGTTACTATTTTCTCGCCTTTTTCTGCTTTAGCTTTGTTAATGCTACTTCTATTAATTTCAGCTTTTGCTGGCATCGTTTGGAGTATACTAAGAACGCTGCTTTTTGGCGAGCCTAGTCGCAAGAATTAGTATGTTTAGCTGTGGCTTGAAGTTCAACAAACTCTACTCATCATAAAGGTTGTAGAGGAGTACTGACGACTCTGTTCTATTGTTTTTGGAAAATGGTATATTGAAATACAACAAAAATATATCTATTTGCTTAATTCTTATATAGTCAGTTAACAAATTCTGAACAAAATTCAGTAGGCTCGTCTAGAGGATATCTGAAAAAGGATTGATTCAAAACCTTTCTACTTTCCAGAGCTCGGCTTTCTAAAATTAAAGTCTCTTACGCGGGGATTTAGGAGAATATTGACAGCATCTTTAACACTCACATGACATGCTAAAACAACTCAATAAGTTCAATTGGGAATTATGGATGACGCATCTATTATCGATCCACTACTAGACGCTTTAAAGAATCCTGACGAGAAGGTGCGCAATTGGGCGACTCAGGAGTTATGGAAGCATTGGTTTGGACAAAAGGGTGTTTATGGATTACAGCTATTACAACAAAGTCAAGCGTTAGTTGAAGCGGGTAAAACCGAACAAGCCGAAGCGTTATTATCCGAAGTTATTGCAGCTGAACCTGATTTTGCCGAAGCGTGGAACCGACGTGCTGTATTGTATTACATCAATGGTCAGTATCAAAAGTCGTTAACAGATTGCGAAATGGTAGTTAAACTTAATCCAGTTCATTTCGGCGCGCTTCATGGTATGGGTTTATGTTATATCGCTTTAGGAAATTATAGTGAAGCAATTCGGGTTTTGCGTCGTGCTTTAGAAGTGCAACCGTATGCAATAGAAAATCAAAGGTTAATTTTGGAATGTACCGCACAACTTAGCTGAAAAGGAGATGATTTATTAATGGATAATATTATTCAGAGGGTAAATCGTCGGAAATTTTTACAATATGGTTCGTTGTTTATTGGTAGTAGTGTAGTTGCAGCTTGTACAAATAATCAGCCGCAAACAGAGACTTCCCAATCAACAAATCTCGACCGCGTCACTTTTGGAACGAACTGGGTCGCCCAAGCCGAACACGGAGGCTTTTATCAAGCGATCGCCACAGGAATTTATAAAGAACACGGCTTAGATGTCACGATTCAAATGGGTGGTCCGCAAGTACCCACAGGTACGCAGTTGTTAATGGGAAACGCGGTTGATTTCTTTATGGGGTACGGTGTCGATGCTGTCAACGCGGTTGCAGAAGGAATACCGAAAATTACCGTAGCGGCAATTTTTCAAAAAGATCCCCAGTGTCTTATTGCGCATCCTAACACAGGAGTGGACTCAATAGAAGACCTCAGAGGCAGACCAATTTATATATCTTCGTCGGCAAATGTGACGTACTGGCCTTTATTAGCCGCAAGATTTGGTTTTACCGACGATCAAAAGCGTCCCTATAACTTTAATCCTGGTCCATTTCTGGCAGATAAACAATCGGCACAGCAAGGATATATCACGTCTGAACCTTTTGCTATTGAGCAACAAGGGGGATTTACACCTGTTGTCTTTTTATTAGCAGATTATGGTTATATTCCTTATTCAACAACTATTGAAACGAAGCGCGAATTAGTCGAAAATAATCCTGATCTAGTTCAACGCTTTGTCGATGCATCGATTAAAGGGTGGTATAGCTATTTAGAAAACCCAGCACCAGGAAACGAATTAATTAAACAAGCTAACCCAGAAATGACCGACGAGCAAATTGCTTACGGAATTCAAAAAATGCAAGAATACGGCATTATTAAGTCTGGCGAAGCAGAGCAGCTGGGAATTGGGTCGATGACTGAGGAGCGATGGCAATCCTTTTTTGAAAGTATGACACAAGCAGGTGTTTTTAAACCGAATATCGCATACGAACGAGCATTTACCTTGCAATTTGTCAATAAAGGCGTGCAGGCTTATCGCAGTTAGAAGGGTAAGGGAATTTAAGAAAATTCCGTTAGTTTAAAACTTAATAGGTAAGGCATATTTTGCCTTTGATTTAACTAACGATAATTTGGTATTCCTGCTTACGGTAGAGTGACGCCGGATAGAATATGGTTGGTAATTATCGATCAATTGATAGCCAATGACTCTTCCCGCAATTCGGCTAAATCAGATCAGTAAGGTTTATGGTAACGGTACCATAGCTTTGCAAAACATGAATTTAGCAATTCAGGATGCTGAATTTGTCAGTTTAGTCGGTCCATCTGGTTGTGGTAAAAGTACCGTATTGCGGATTATCGCTGGCTTGGGACAAATGAATTCTGGCAGCATCGAGTGGGGGATTAGCGATCGCAAACTGGCGTATGTCTTTCAAGAAGCCGCATTAATGCCCTGGGCAACGGTGCAAGAAAACGTGCATTTGCCGTTAAAATTAGCTGGGACGCCTAAAAAGTATAGAGAAGTCTTAGTACAGCAAGCAATTCAACGGGTGGGATTGAGTGGATTTGAACGCAGCTATCCTCGCGAGTTATCGGGTGGGATGAAAATGCGGGTGTCGATCGCGCGTGCTTTAGTCACAAAACCAAATGTGTTATTGATGGATGAACCTTTTGGGGCGCTTGATGAAATTACGCGGAGTAAGCTGAATCGCGACGTACTCGATTTGTGGAGTCAGCACCGTTGGACGGTGGTTTTTGTAACGCACAATATTTATGAAGCGGTTTATCTTTCTAATCGCGTCATTGTAATGGCGGCGCGCCCTGGGCGTGTTGTTGCAGATATTAGCATTAAAGCACCGTATCCGCGTAGTGAAGAATTTCGCACGTCTTTGCTGTATAACGAATACTGTCGCGAAGTTTCGCAATGCCTGGAAGCAGCCATGAATGAATCGCCGTTACAACGCGATCGCAGTGCAATCGCCCAACCAATATAGTAGACAATGACTATTCTCCGTCGCCGCCAATCCTCTTCAGTTAACGCGCAGGGCATATCGATTGATGTTGTCGCGCCAATTGTAGTGGGAATTCTAGCGTTGGTGGGGTGGGAAATTGTTGTGCGCGTCACAGGTTTACCACCGTATTTACTGCCTGGACCCATATTAGTATTGCAAACATTAATTAATGATTGGCATGAACTGTTTGCTTCGTTGTTAGTTACGTTGCAAATTACTGTTGTTGCGTTTGTCGCCGCAGCAGTGTCAGGATTGTTGATTTCGATTTTGTTTACGCAGAGTAAGTGGATTGAGAAAAGTTTGTTTCCGTATGCGGTGATTTTGCAAACAACTCCGATCGTGGCGATCGCACCTTTAATTATTATTTGGTTAAGAAACAACACGTTTGCAGCGTTAGTTGTTTGTGCGTGGATTGTGGCGTTTTTTCCGATTGTTTCTAACACGACGCTGGGGCTAAATAGTGTCGATCGCAATTTGGTGAATTTGTTTCAACTGTATAAAGCTTCCAAATGGCAAACGTTGCTGTATTTGCGTTTACCGAGTGCTATGCCGTATTTTTTGGGCGGGTTGCGCATTAGTGGCGGTTTGGCGTTGATTGGTGCGGTGGTGGCGGAGTTTGTCGCGGGAACAGGTGGGGCGCGATCGGGAATTGCATATCGCATTTTGATATCGAGTTACAATTTGCAGATTCCGCGTATGTTTGCGGCGTTGTTGTTGACGACGGGGTTAGGGGTGGCGATTTTTGTGGGGTTGACAGCTTTGTCAGAGTGGGTGTTGGGGAAATGGCATGAAAGTGCGGTGAAGCATGAGAATTAGGGTTGATGCAAAGAGGTAATTGGGAATGACGAGTACGGCGGTTAAGGTTGATTGGGAAGTTTTTGTTGCTGCGTTGGCGGGAGTTGAGGTGATTACTGATGCGGCGCAGGTGGCGAAGTTATCGCAGGATTATCATACTTTTAGTCCAATTTTGCAGCATCAGCTGGCGGGGAAGGTAGGGGATATTGTGGTGCGCCCTGCTACGGAGGCGGAGGTATTGCGGGTGGCGGCGGCGTGCGCGCAGTATCGCGTTCCGGTGACGGTACGAGGTGCGGGAACAGGTAATTATGGGCAATGCGTACCGTTGCATGGTGGTGTAATTTTAGATATGTCGCGGATGCAGCGAATTCTCTGGATTGAGAAGGGTGTGGTACGGGTGGAAGCGGGGGTGAAGTTGGCGGCGTTGGATAAAACAGCGCGGGAAAGCGGTTGGGAAATTCGCATGGCACCTTCTACGTATCGTACGGCTACGATTGGCGGATTCGTTGCAGGTGGTAGTGGGGGAATTGGTTCGATTACGTATGGACAGTTGCGCGATCGCGGTAATCTTTT includes:
- a CDS encoding alpha/beta fold hydrolase, translated to MTTQQIPYTSSLEKQVWNWQGYDIQYTVKGEGRPLVLVHGFGACIGHWRKNIPVLADAGYRVFALDLLGFGGSSKPPLNYTLDVWELLLKDFWEARIQEPAIFIGNSIGALLSLMVVANHPEIAAGAVLINSAGGLSHRPHELNPPLRIFMAGFNRLVRSRITGRTIFNRIRQKSQIRRTLLQVYRNSDAVTDELVDMLYEPACDPGAQQVFASIITAPPGPSPAELLPKVKRPLLVVWGADDPWTPISGAKIYETMRDRGEPVEVVPIPNAGHCPHDEVPDKVNPVIVEWLNKLCQL
- a CDS encoding alpha/beta hydrolase, whose product is MVASSLGLCFLPTLGIVRPSLTAERIYASYSVVERSISVAALEKYAREGILDDELAVYAQYISPQQLEQLRRVLLTRIELTPVAVAQFLYTPQGIILLQRLGQIIQTEARQPGFYAIRSALILAAATPDGLTLLNVLRQFPTRSIRIDLTRSLQIAEQLNRLVNQTAQAIALVQQDAVNAAIAEPLDWQIPDLRERGPWNWEQQTLTLFDPRRDRRFLVDLYLPLMQKPAPVIVISHGLGSDRTSFIYLATQLASYGFAVAVPEHPGSNAEQLRSLLSGVAAEVAEPNEFINRPLDVRYLLNELERLRIADARFRNINVQQVGVIGQSFGGYTALALAGAELNFEQLQQDCNRLQDSPLWNVSLLLQCRALELPRTGYVLRDPRVKAAIAINPITSSVFGEASIRQIAIPVMIVSGSADTIAPTLAEQIRPFSWLTTPDKYLAVIAGATHFSTIGEAAPGSEPIAVPPQVIGPTPEVARSYMSALSVAFFQTYINNLQQYRPYLSSAYAQAISENLLPLSLVRSLSNSQLEQFLR
- a CDS encoding tetratricopeptide repeat protein, producing the protein MDDASIIDPLLDALKNPDEKVRNWATQELWKHWFGQKGVYGLQLLQQSQALVEAGKTEQAEALLSEVIAAEPDFAEAWNRRAVLYYINGQYQKSLTDCEMVVKLNPVHFGALHGMGLCYIALGNYSEAIRVLRRALEVQPYAIENQRLILECTAQLS
- a CDS encoding ABC transporter substrate-binding protein gives rise to the protein MDNIIQRVNRRKFLQYGSLFIGSSVVAACTNNQPQTETSQSTNLDRVTFGTNWVAQAEHGGFYQAIATGIYKEHGLDVTIQMGGPQVPTGTQLLMGNAVDFFMGYGVDAVNAVAEGIPKITVAAIFQKDPQCLIAHPNTGVDSIEDLRGRPIYISSSANVTYWPLLAARFGFTDDQKRPYNFNPGPFLADKQSAQQGYITSEPFAIEQQGGFTPVVFLLADYGYIPYSTTIETKRELVENNPDLVQRFVDASIKGWYSYLENPAPGNELIKQANPEMTDEQIAYGIQKMQEYGIIKSGEAEQLGIGSMTEERWQSFFESMTQAGVFKPNIAYERAFTLQFVNKGVQAYRS
- a CDS encoding ABC transporter ATP-binding protein is translated as MTLPAIRLNQISKVYGNGTIALQNMNLAIQDAEFVSLVGPSGCGKSTVLRIIAGLGQMNSGSIEWGISDRKLAYVFQEAALMPWATVQENVHLPLKLAGTPKKYREVLVQQAIQRVGLSGFERSYPRELSGGMKMRVSIARALVTKPNVLLMDEPFGALDEITRSKLNRDVLDLWSQHRWTVVFVTHNIYEAVYLSNRVIVMAARPGRVVADISIKAPYPRSEEFRTSLLYNEYCREVSQCLEAAMNESPLQRDRSAIAQPI
- a CDS encoding ABC transporter permease, with the translated sequence MTILRRRQSSSVNAQGISIDVVAPIVVGILALVGWEIVVRVTGLPPYLLPGPILVLQTLINDWHELFASLLVTLQITVVAFVAAAVSGLLISILFTQSKWIEKSLFPYAVILQTTPIVAIAPLIIIWLRNNTFAALVVCAWIVAFFPIVSNTTLGLNSVDRNLVNLFQLYKASKWQTLLYLRLPSAMPYFLGGLRISGGLALIGAVVAEFVAGTGGARSGIAYRILISSYNLQIPRMFAALLLTTGLGVAIFVGLTALSEWVLGKWHESAVKHEN